Proteins encoded by one window of Chondromyces crocatus:
- a CDS encoding glucose-6-phosphate isomerase: MALDRFDRFRDLLIHAPALGFWLDVSRIRFDEGFFERMAPRIQDALRRMADLEAGAVANPDEQRRVGHYWLRAPALAPTPEIRGDIERTLARVLAFASDIHAAHLRPERAARFRRLLVVGIGGSALGPQLAAAALGSPADRMVPHFFDNTDPDGFDRVLDAIGDDLGATLAVIISKSGGTKETRNGMLALEAAYRRLGLTLGAHAVAVTGEDSALDRYATENGFLARFPMWDWVGGRTSELSAVGLLPAALQGLDIQALLAGAADMDDLTRTAEPLENPAALLALAWYSATGGAGRKDMVILPYKDRLELFSRYLQQLVMESLGKQHDLDGREVWQGIAVYGNKGSTDQHAYVQQLRDGVDNFFATFIEVLRDHAPGRRHDEVEPGVTAGDYLSGFLQGTRSALTDRGRESITVTIEAMGPRALGMLIALYERAVGLYAWLVNINAYHQPGVEAGKKAAQEVISLQGQVLAALSRHPGRAMTVQEVAAAAGADDPEPVFWILRRLAANPERGVVREVPPGGSIFDATYRITG; encoded by the coding sequence ATGGCCCTGGACCGTTTCGACCGCTTCCGCGACCTCTTGATTCACGCGCCAGCCCTGGGTTTCTGGCTCGATGTCAGCCGGATTCGTTTCGACGAGGGGTTCTTCGAGCGAATGGCGCCGCGCATCCAGGATGCTCTGCGCCGCATGGCCGATCTCGAGGCGGGCGCCGTCGCCAACCCGGACGAGCAGCGCCGCGTCGGCCATTACTGGCTGCGCGCTCCTGCGCTCGCGCCCACCCCCGAGATCCGCGGCGACATCGAGCGCACCCTGGCCCGCGTCCTCGCGTTCGCCTCCGACATCCACGCCGCTCACCTCCGGCCCGAGCGCGCGGCCCGCTTCCGCCGCCTCCTCGTGGTCGGCATCGGCGGCTCGGCGCTCGGTCCTCAGCTCGCGGCGGCAGCCCTCGGCTCACCGGCAGACCGGATGGTCCCTCACTTCTTCGACAACACCGATCCGGATGGCTTCGATCGTGTCCTCGACGCCATCGGCGACGACCTCGGCGCCACGCTCGCCGTCATCATTTCCAAGTCGGGCGGCACCAAGGAGACCCGCAACGGCATGCTCGCCCTCGAGGCTGCGTACCGGCGTCTCGGCCTGACCCTCGGCGCCCACGCCGTCGCCGTCACCGGGGAGGACAGCGCGCTCGATCGCTACGCGACCGAGAACGGCTTTCTCGCGCGCTTCCCCATGTGGGACTGGGTTGGCGGACGCACCAGCGAGCTCAGCGCCGTTGGTCTCCTCCCCGCCGCGCTCCAGGGCCTCGACATCCAGGCGTTGCTCGCCGGTGCCGCCGACATGGATGACCTCACCCGCACCGCGGAGCCCCTCGAGAACCCTGCCGCCCTGCTCGCCCTTGCCTGGTACAGCGCCACGGGCGGCGCTGGCCGCAAGGACATGGTCATCCTGCCCTACAAGGACCGGCTGGAGCTGTTCTCCCGCTACCTGCAGCAGCTCGTCATGGAGTCGCTCGGCAAGCAGCATGATCTCGACGGCCGCGAGGTCTGGCAGGGCATCGCCGTCTACGGCAACAAGGGCTCGACCGACCAGCACGCTTACGTGCAGCAGCTCCGTGACGGTGTCGACAACTTCTTCGCCACCTTCATCGAGGTCCTCCGCGATCACGCGCCCGGGCGTCGTCACGACGAGGTCGAGCCTGGCGTCACCGCGGGCGACTACCTCTCGGGCTTCCTCCAGGGCACCCGGAGCGCTCTCACCGATCGCGGCCGCGAGTCGATCACCGTCACCATCGAGGCGATGGGCCCCCGCGCGCTGGGCATGCTCATCGCCCTCTACGAGCGCGCCGTCGGCCTCTACGCCTGGCTCGTCAACATCAACGCCTACCACCAGCCCGGCGTCGAGGCCGGCAAGAAGGCGGCGCAGGAGGTGATCAGCTTGCAAGGGCAGGTGCTCGCGGCGCTCTCCAGGCACCCTGGCCGCGCGATGACCGTGCAAGAAGTCGCTGCCGCTGCTGGCGCCGACGATCCCGAGCCGGTCTTCTGGATCCTCCGCCGCCTCGCCGCGAACCCGGAGCGTGGTGTCGTCCGCGAGGTGCCCCCGGGAGGATCGATCTTCGACGCGACCTACCGCATCACCGGCTAG
- a CDS encoding 2-oxoglutarate dehydrogenase E1 component encodes MQLDFGVNAGFVEELYAQFVENPASVDPSWRAFFEANGANGHGNGHGNGAGPTLSVAQRRATAPAAAAAGREEPQKTSNDAQARELETAFAKTLSQYPAADTTRDLQVLAQGALQARAYALMNAYRVRGHLFAHLDPLNRPPGAPPELDLTNFGLSIEDLDKPFPTGDIAGVPPVLTLREIIQHLSETYCRTIGVEFNFIEVPEERNWLQQQMESTRNRLQIDREKQLRILTKLSDAEIFEQFIHVSYGAGTKRFSLEGAESLIPLLDLLIEHSGDHDVREIVMGMAHRGRLNVLVNIMDKSIREIFAAFEDKDGERNLGSGDVKYHLGYSTDRKLENGRNVHLTMTFNPSHLEFVNPVVEGRTRAKQDRLLTQEGNAEETRRQVMPLLIHGDAAFIGQGVVAETLNMMSLDGYATGGTVHVIVNNQVGFTTMPHESRSTRYASDIVRMLKVPVFHVNGEDPEAVTHVAQLAIDWRQRFGKDVVIDMYCYRKYGHNEGDEPRFTQPKMYQAIDKKPTVRQAYVQRLVEMGQVTEAAAEELVKKRREVLTTALDEVKQKGFAPVTYSMAGVWTSYRGGPDAATPEVDTAVPAEKLIALSEQTLVLPAGFKAHPKVLPLLNARHERLIAGESFDWGTGEMLAYASLLSEKASVRISGQDAQRGTFSHRHAVLSDVETGDRFAPLGQVAEWPARFEVFNSPLSEAGVLGFDLGYSLDHPDGLVIWEAQFGDFLNGAQVIIDQFLTSSEDKWHRLSGLVLYLPHGYEGQGPEHSSARMERFLQNSAEDNVQVCNLTTPAQLFHALRRQVHRPWRKPLVIFTPKSLLRVAASSKGPHRPVSTLKDLSEGRFHRVLPDTGGVDPTEIRKILLCSGKVYYDLAIARDERKANDVAILRLEQLYPINDELVQALASYKDGTKLVWVQEEPLNYGGWYYINAVLPQILGDRFPLSCAGRAPSASPATGSKAAHLIEQKMLVDEAFGS; translated from the coding sequence ATGCAGCTTGATTTCGGAGTCAATGCAGGTTTCGTCGAGGAACTCTACGCACAGTTCGTGGAGAACCCGGCGTCGGTCGACCCCAGCTGGCGCGCCTTCTTCGAGGCGAACGGCGCGAACGGTCATGGCAATGGCCATGGCAACGGAGCCGGTCCGACACTCTCCGTGGCGCAGCGGCGCGCCACGGCGCCCGCTGCCGCCGCCGCCGGCCGGGAGGAGCCGCAGAAAACCTCGAACGACGCTCAGGCGCGCGAGCTGGAGACGGCCTTCGCGAAGACGCTCAGCCAGTACCCCGCCGCGGACACGACGCGCGATCTGCAGGTGCTCGCCCAGGGTGCGCTGCAAGCGCGTGCCTACGCGCTGATGAACGCTTACCGCGTGCGCGGTCACCTGTTCGCCCACCTCGATCCGCTGAACCGGCCGCCGGGCGCGCCGCCCGAGCTCGATCTCACGAACTTCGGGCTCAGCATCGAAGATCTCGACAAGCCCTTCCCCACCGGCGACATCGCCGGCGTCCCGCCGGTGCTCACGCTGCGGGAGATCATCCAGCACCTCTCCGAGACGTACTGCCGCACCATCGGCGTGGAGTTCAACTTCATCGAGGTGCCCGAGGAGCGGAACTGGCTCCAGCAGCAGATGGAGTCGACGCGCAACCGGCTGCAGATCGACCGGGAGAAGCAGCTCCGCATCCTGACGAAGCTCAGCGACGCGGAGATCTTCGAGCAGTTCATCCACGTGTCGTACGGCGCCGGGACGAAGCGCTTCTCGCTGGAGGGCGCCGAGAGCCTGATCCCGCTGCTCGACCTGCTCATCGAGCACAGCGGCGATCACGACGTGCGCGAGATCGTGATGGGCATGGCGCACCGCGGCCGGCTCAACGTGCTCGTCAACATCATGGACAAGAGCATCCGGGAGATCTTCGCGGCGTTCGAGGACAAGGACGGCGAGCGGAACCTCGGGTCGGGCGACGTGAAGTACCACCTCGGGTACTCGACGGATCGCAAGCTCGAGAACGGGCGCAACGTCCACCTGACGATGACGTTCAACCCGAGCCACCTGGAGTTCGTGAACCCGGTCGTCGAGGGGCGCACGCGCGCCAAGCAAGACCGGCTGCTCACGCAGGAAGGGAACGCGGAGGAGACGCGCCGCCAGGTGATGCCGCTCCTGATCCACGGCGACGCGGCCTTCATCGGGCAGGGCGTCGTGGCCGAGACGCTCAACATGATGAGCCTCGACGGCTACGCGACGGGCGGCACGGTCCACGTGATCGTGAACAACCAGGTCGGCTTCACCACGATGCCGCACGAGTCGCGCTCGACGCGCTACGCGTCGGACATCGTGCGCATGCTCAAGGTGCCCGTGTTCCACGTGAACGGTGAGGACCCGGAGGCGGTGACCCACGTGGCGCAGCTTGCGATCGACTGGCGTCAGCGCTTCGGCAAGGACGTGGTCATCGACATGTACTGCTACCGCAAGTACGGCCATAACGAGGGCGACGAGCCGCGTTTCACGCAGCCGAAGATGTACCAGGCGATCGACAAGAAGCCGACGGTGCGCCAGGCCTACGTGCAGCGCCTGGTCGAGATGGGTCAGGTGACGGAGGCCGCGGCCGAGGAGCTCGTGAAGAAGCGCCGCGAGGTGCTGACGACGGCGCTCGACGAGGTGAAGCAGAAGGGCTTCGCGCCGGTCACCTACTCGATGGCAGGCGTGTGGACGAGCTACCGTGGCGGGCCGGATGCGGCGACGCCGGAGGTGGACACGGCCGTCCCCGCCGAGAAGCTGATCGCGCTCTCCGAGCAGACGCTGGTGCTGCCGGCCGGCTTCAAGGCGCATCCGAAGGTGCTGCCGCTGCTCAACGCGCGACACGAGCGACTCATCGCTGGAGAGAGCTTCGACTGGGGTACGGGCGAGATGCTCGCCTACGCCTCGCTGCTCTCCGAGAAGGCGTCGGTGCGCATCTCGGGTCAGGACGCCCAGCGCGGTACGTTCAGCCACCGCCACGCGGTGCTGTCCGACGTGGAGACCGGGGACCGCTTCGCGCCGCTGGGCCAGGTGGCCGAGTGGCCCGCTCGGTTCGAGGTGTTCAACAGCCCGCTGAGCGAGGCCGGCGTGCTGGGCTTCGACCTCGGGTACAGCCTCGATCATCCCGACGGGCTCGTGATCTGGGAGGCGCAGTTCGGCGACTTCCTGAACGGGGCGCAGGTGATCATCGATCAGTTCCTCACGTCGAGCGAGGACAAGTGGCACCGGCTGTCGGGCCTCGTGCTCTACCTGCCGCACGGCTACGAAGGTCAGGGGCCCGAGCACTCCAGCGCCCGCATGGAGCGCTTCCTCCAGAACAGCGCCGAGGACAACGTCCAGGTCTGCAACCTGACCACGCCCGCGCAGCTCTTCCACGCGCTGCGACGCCAGGTGCACCGGCCCTGGAGGAAGCCGCTCGTGATCTTCACGCCGAAGAGCCTGCTCCGCGTGGCAGCGAGTTCGAAGGGGCCGCACCGCCCGGTGTCGACGCTGAAGGATCTCTCGGAAGGGCGCTTCCACCGCGTGCTGCCCGACACGGGCGGCGTGGATCCGACGGAGATCCGCAAGATCCTGCTCTGCTCGGGCAAGGTCTACTACGACCTCGCCATCGCACGCGACGAGCGCAAGGCGAACGACGTGGCGATCCTGCGGCTGGAGCAGCTCTACCCGATCAACGACGAGCTGGTGCAGGCCCTCGCGTCGTACAAGGACGGGACGAAGCTCGTCTGGGTGCAAGAGGAGCCGCTCAACTACGGCGGCTGGTACTACATCAACGCCGTGCTGCCGCAGATCCTCGGGGACCGTTTCCCTCTGAGCTGCGCGGGCCGCGCGCCGAGCGCGAGCCCGGCGACGGGCTCGAAGGCCGCCCACCTGATCGAGCAGAAGATGCTCGTCGACGAGGCCTTCGGGAGCTGA